The Erwinia billingiae Eb661 nucleotide sequence TTGAAAGTGACATTTTACTATTGCGAGAGCTACCAATTACCCCGGCAGCTAATGAAGATACTTGTGCCATGTTAACAGCATGATTGGTTTGAGTTGCCCCAGCCACAGGTAATGCACCGCCTGAGTTTCCGCACAAAACCCACGCCGTTAATGTGCTGTTCCACTCTACTTCAACCAAGCCATTTGCAATAATCTCGCCACCCTGCAATGCCTGATTTGCGTGTGAGTAAAGCGGGTATGCTGACCCACCGTTTGCTGAGAAAGTTGAGGATCCGGTATTGGCTGTTTTCGCCTTAAAAGTCAGGCGCGTTCCATCAATGAGCGTTGGCAGCGCCGGCACGAACTGGGCGACATAAGCATTGGCCGCTCCAGTATCAGCTGCATATGTCATAGAGCTTTGTTGAATGGCTGAAATCAATCCCGCTGCAGGCAGGAATGGAGCGTTTTGAGCTAAAGAGATATTCGCTGCCGATATCGCTGTGGTTCCCTGAGCAACAGTGATCACCCAGGCTGCAGTGTAACCAGTATCAACGGCGGGAGTTGTCTGAGTTCCGGTCGTGGCTGCAACTCCAGCCTTCAACGATAAGGTGCATACTCCAGAACGGACCGTATTCTGAGCGGCGCCTGAATTATTAGGACCACTATAGGCGACTGAGGGGTTTGCTGCGTTGTAATAAGGCAGAGTTACCGCGCCTGAATCAGTATCGTTATAGGTGGCCTGGATAAGGTAATTTATGCTCTGACCAGCGGTTACCGGTGCTGTCAGTGTAAATGCAGTTGAGCTGAGAATTACACCCTGCTTTAAAATAGTGTTCGCAGTATCTGCGGCGAGTGATGAATATGCAGAATTATCCACGTTCTGAAGACTATAAATTTGTCCTTTCGCTACGTTAACAACCATTGATGCGGGGCTGGATGGCGTGCAGGAAAGGCCATGAAGATAAGTGCTTGAGCCCATTATTGCAGCTGATAATTTAGCAAGACCCATCATGGCGTATTTGTTAGTGTTCAGTAAATCGGTCTCTAATGGGATTGCTCCCGGGTAGATGATCTGACGATCCATTGCTTTCTCCAGACGTGATTAGACGGCCGGGATTTATTCATCCAGGCTGGTTGTGTTCATTTTTTAATTAGTTACTGCAGGCGCACCCAAACAATGGTTCCTTCCATTTTCACCGAGGCTACGGCTTCGTAGACCTGTGCATCCGTGACAGTGCCGGTGACCATTTTTTGAGATGAATATTGTCCGCGTGAGGGAATGCTGAAACCGGAAGGAGTGGATGCGTAACCTGCGATGTATGGAACGCCACTCCCCTTTGGCCTTTGTGCCGTGACGAATGCCTGATATGGCAGAGACAGGGAGCCATACCCACCCGCCTGGCCATAACCAATAGTTGGACCACCATAAGCACCGGTATCCTGCGGCCGCTGAGGCTCGAAAATAATCGGTGCCTGACCGGTTAAATCCTCCAGAATATCGATAATCGCCTGGCGGGTTCCTCGCTCACGGAACAGGTTTATTTTTATCTGGTTCCTGAATAAATCATCTGCCTGCCCGCCGCTTCGCTTTAAATTATTCCCAAAGAAGTCATGCGCGGTGAGGTCAAGCCATCCATCGGTTGCAGTGCTCATTCGCGTCTGGAGCTTCGCGTAAACATATAGCGAATAACACCACGCAAGAGCACTTGAACAGGCGGTAAGCACGCCATTTAAAAATGGATTTAGCTCACCAAACCATGTTGGCGGAAGCAGCCCTTTCAGGCGGGTAAAGATGTCGTCCTGATCGCCTGTAGCCATTTAGCTCACCGCAATTGTTCCGGCGCGGATGACCTGCTTGCCTGAAGCTGCTAGGTCTGCCGTTCCTGAGTTTAGAGTTACAGAAGATACGTTTGTGACGAGAGGGCTGGCGCCGTATGCCACTGTGGCCAGCTGCGTGTAAGTTAGTAATTGGCCCAGCGACAAACTGGCGATGTACTCCTGTATAGCGGCCTGCGCCAGTGACACAATTGCAGAATGACTGCCAGACGGGTCAGAAGTAATCGTCATTGAGACGTTTGCGGTTAACACTGATGGCGGAAACACGCCGAACGTCGTGGTGAAGCCTCTCACAGCATCAATTGCTGAATATACCTGATCCAAAAACGTGCTCGTGGGGGTTCCGCTTCCATCATCAACTACTGCATAAAAGTATCCGGGCTGAGCAGTGCCGTTGTAGGCGATGTTTTCAGTCAGCGTATACGTCACGCCGCTCTGCATGCTGGAGATTGCATAGCCAATTGCCGCCTTGGTTGCTTTTGACAAAGAGGCAATCCAGAGGACAAATCGCGCCCTGAAATCAGTATCACTTTCAGCATCTTTGCCATTAGTGAATGTTGTACTGTTAGTCACCGTGTCCACATACTGGATTGAGCCTGAAATCACGGTGATGGTTCCAGCCTGAGCGTTGCCCGCGGCCCCGGCGGTATTGGCCTGCACAGGCACAGACAGGGAACTAACGCCGGCCGCAATGATGTATCCCACCTGTACTGAGTCGTAAGCGGCATTGGTGGTATCTGTTGTAACGGTAAATGCCTGGGTACCATCAGTGGTTGTTACCGAGGAACCCACAGCGATCAGAGCCTGATTTGTTGCAGTAAATCGGCTGAAGGTTACGGGACCGGTTGACTGTACCGCTGATAGCCTAGAAAAGCTGAAATCTGCCATCCACGTATCAAGGTCTTCACCGGAACACGTTGCTGCCCGGGTAGTAACCAGAAGATTGACGATCAGCT carries:
- a CDS encoding baseplate J/gp47 family protein; this translates as MASLNIKSFATLVSDQVTAMQASAAGLVDLVIGSILRSITESNAGVAMWIQQLIVNLLVTTRAATCSGEDLDTWMADFSFSRLSAVQSTGPVTFSRFTATNQALIAVGSSVTTTDGTQAFTVTTDTTNAAYDSVQVGYIIAAGVSSLSVPVQANTAGAAGNAQAGTITVISGSIQYVDTVTNSTTFTNGKDAESDTDFRARFVLWIASLSKATKAAIGYAISSMQSGVTYTLTENIAYNGTAQPGYFYAVVDDGSGTPTSTFLDQVYSAIDAVRGFTTTFGVFPPSVLTANVSMTITSDPSGSHSAIVSLAQAAIQEYIASLSLGQLLTYTQLATVAYGASPLVTNVSSVTLNSGTADLAASGKQVIRAGTIAVS